ACATTAATCTTATAAGTGCATCAGAAAATGCATATAAGAATAAAGAAAAGATAACTAATACAATACCTTTAAGTGAGTTAGAACTTAAAACTCTATTAATAAAATTTTTTGTCATTTTACACGAATTAAATAAAAATAAAAATGGTGGCTAGACCCAGAATCGAACTGGGGACACAAGGATTTTCAGTCCTTTGCTCTACCAACTGAGCTATCTAGCCATATAATTGTGTTTAGGTATTTATTAAAATATATTATTATTGCCAAATCTTTTATTAAAGTTGTCAACTGCTTGACCTTTTGCTACTTCTTTCTTTCCGCCTAATACTTGTTTAATTGTTTTTTCACAATGAATAGTATCGCTTTTTGAATAAGTGCTTTTAGCAATAAGAAACTCGCCATCTGGCATAACAAATTTTACGTCGTATAATTTTGGATGTATATCTTTCTGTGCCATAATATTATATCGTTTAAAATGGGGTTATAATTAATTCAACCTTTTATATACATAGTAAAATTATTCTTTGCAACACCTTTTTACAGATTTGTATTAAAATTATATTAAATTGCACTCATGAAATAACCTAAAAGTTACTGATATTTGATACAATTGTTACTTGTCAAAATAGAAAAAATATGTTTTTCTTTAAGCAAAATACTATAGAGAACTTAAATGTCTGAAAATCAAGGAAAAGAAACTACTAGAAGAGATTTTATGGTTTTAACAGCTTCAGCTGTGGCCGGTGTTGGTGCAGCTTGTGTTGCTTGGCCGTTACTCGATACGCTTAACCCTTCTGCAGAAGTTCTAGCTTTAGCTTCAACTGAAGTAAATCTAGCAAATGTAAAAGAAGGGCAGAGTATTACTATAATGTGGCGTGGTAAACCTGTTTTTGTGCGCAATAGAACTCAAGATGAAATTAAATTAGCTAGAGAAACAGATCTTACATCGCTACCGGATCCACAAAAAGATGAAGAAAGAGTTAAAGCAGGCCATGATCAATGGTTGGTATTAGTAGGTGTATGTACTCATTTAGGTTGTGTACCATTAGGTGAGCAGGGTGACTATAAAGGATGGTTCTGCCCATGTCATGGTTCGCACTATGATACTTCAGGAAGAATTAGAAAGGGCCCAGCGCCAACTAATTTAGTTATACCACCATATGAATTTATTAGTGATACAGTTATAAGAATTGGGTAATTTATGGAAAAAAAGAGTTCAGATAAACAATCTATATGTGAATGGATTGAATATCGTTTGCCGGTAGGTGAATTTTTAAAACATTTGGCAGAATATAGAACACCAAAAAATTTAAGTTATTTTTGGAGTTTTGGATCTTTAGCTGGAATAGCTTTAGTTATCCAGATAATTACCGGAATTATTCTTGCAATGCATTATACACCACATGTGCAACATGCCTTTGATAGTGTAGAAAATATAATGCGTAACGTAAATTATGGATGGTTAATCCGCTATACTCATGCAGTTGGCGCTTCTATGTTTTTCGTAGTTGTATATTGTCATATTGCACGTGGTTTATATTACGGTTCATATAAAAGCCCACGTGAGTTAGTTTGGTTTATAGGAATAATTATATTTTTAGTAATGATGGCAACAGCTTTCATGGGTTATGTATTACCATGGGGGCAAATGAGCTTTTGGGGTGCAACCGTTATAACTAATTTATTCTCAGCTATCCCAGTAGTAGGGGATGCTATAGTAACTTGGTTATGGGGTGGCTTTTCTGTTGATAATCCAACTCTTAATAGGTTCTTTGCTTTACACTATCTTTTACCTTTTATTATAGTTGGAATAGTAATAGTTCATATTCTTGCTTTACATAAACATGGTTCAAGTAATCCTACAGGTATAGAAGTAAAATCAGAAAATGAAACCATACCATTTCATCCATACTACACAATTAAAGATTTTGTAGGATTTGGTTTTTTCTTTTTAGTTTTTGCTTACTTTTTATTCTATCATCCTAATACTTTAGGACATCCTGATAATTATACGCCAGCAAACCCAATGGTTACACCACCACATATTGTACCGGAGTGGTATTTCCTACCGTTTTATGCAATTTTACGTGCAATACCAAGTAAACTTGGCGGAGTAATAGCAATGTTTGCTTCAATATTAGTAATGTTTGCATTGCCATGGCTCGATAAATCACCAGTTAAAAGTGGTGCGTTTAGACCTAAATTTAAAATATTCTACTGGTTGTTTATTATTGACGTACTAGCATTAGGTTATATAGGTGGTAAACCTCCTGAAGAACCATTTATAACAATAGGTAGAATTTGTACTTTGTATTACTTTGCATATTTCTTTGTTGTATTACCTTTACTAAGTAAATATGAAAAAACAAAGCCATTACCTGATTCTATAAACAGTTATTATAACCAGAAAAAGTAGGAATTATGCCTAAGTTATTAGTTACTATTATCGCTTTATGTTTAACTCTCCATTCTTCCTTTGCTGCTGAAGATGCAAAACATCCGGTAGAGCAAAAATGGAATTTTGATGGATATTTTGGAACATTTGATCGCCAATCTATTCAAAGAGGTTTTCAGGTTTATAAGGAAGTCTGTGCTGCATGTCATGGCCTTAAAAGAGTTGCTTATAGAAATTTACAAGAAATTGGATTTAGTGAAGCAGAAATTAAAGCAATAGCAGCAGGTTACACAGTTGTAGATGGCCCAAACGATGATGGTGAAATGTTTGAACGTCCTGGCATTCCATCAGATAAATTTGTTTCTCCATTTAAAAATGAGAAAGCAGCACGTGCAGCTAATAATGGTGCTTATCCGCCAGATCTTTCTTTAATTATAAAAGCTAGGGAAAATGGTGCGAATTACGTCTATTCAATTTTAACAGGATATAATGAACCAGTACCTCAAGGGTTTTCATTAGGCACAGGGCAATATTATAATCCATACATGCCTGGTGGTAGAATTGCAATGGCACCGCCGCTTGCAGATGGACAAGTACAATTTATGGATGGTACAGAAGCCACAGTGCATCAAATGTCTAAAGACGTTGTAAATTTTTTACAATGGGCAGCTGAACCTGAAATGGAAAAAAGAAAATATATGGGTATTAAAGCATTTATATATTTAACAATTTTTACGGTTATTTTTATTATTGCTAAAAGAAGAGTTTGGGCTAATCTTAAGCATTAATTGTTAATAGATTATTAATAATGTTTTTTTGCATTGATTGACTTTAAACGTTAAAAAGTTTAATGTTATATATATATTTTCGAAAGAGCTTAATTTACGAGTTAAACAATGGATATTTTCTTTTTTGCATTAGTCGCTGCGTTTATCGCATATAGGTATTATTATTTATTAGGTAAAAAAGATGATACAACCGATGATTTAGAATCAAGAAAAAATGATTTAGCAAAAGAATTTAAATTTTTTGATTTCACAACAGGAGAGCCAGAACAAGCTCAAACCTTAAAAGTAATTGAACCTGTTTCAACTTCAAGTAATTCTACTATTGTAGAAACAATGAATAAAATTAATCAAATTTATCCTAATTTTACTGAAAGCTATTTTATTAATGGTGCTAAAAAATTATTTGAACTTATTCTGAAATCATACGTAGAAGGTGATTTGAACGCAGTTAAACAACTTATTTCTACAAGCCTTACAAATAAACTTCAAAATGAAATTAATAGAAGAAATTTGTTTGAAGAAAGGTTAGAAATAAGCCTTGTTGCAATTGATAGCATTGAAATAATGGATGCCTCAATTGATAATAATGTAGCTTTTATAACTTTAAAAATTTTAAGTGAACAAATAATCAATCATTATGATAAGAATGGTGATTTAACTTCTGGAAACCCTACTCTTACAGAGCAGATAGAAGATATTTGGAAGTTTTCAAAAGATTTATCTGCACAAGGCCCTGAATGGGTATTAGAAGATATTTCTTAATTAAAAATAAGTTGGACTATTTATAATTCTTTTCTTAAATATAGGTTAGCCATATTGCCTTCATTTTTATAACCTAAAGATTTATAGAATTCATGTAATTTATCTTTATACGTCTAAGCCATGAGTAAGGTCTATATTAACAGGACTAATCTTTTCTAATTAAATTTTTCATTCATTGATAATCCTTTAGAAATAAAGGTAATTTATTAAAGTGATAATAGTTTATCAAAAATAATTTTAGCACTTTCCTTTGGCGATAAATTGCTTGTATCTAAATTAAAGCAATTAGGGTGATCTGGCATAAAAACTTGGTTGTTATCAAAATTTTTAAAAGCAGCTTCCTTATTATATGATTTATAATATTTAGCGCGTTCAGGCGAAATAATCCTATTAGCAAGAATTTCTCTGTCACATAGAAGTCTAACAGGTAAAAACGCGCTTTTACGTTTTGATGCAATTTTCATTACTTTATTATAAGCAATTAGATCTTTTTTACCTCCTTCTATAAGATCATTTGTAAAAATGAAATTAAAACTTTCAGGTGAAAACTTTAAAATACTATCAAGTACAATATTTCTAACCTTCCAAACTTTTTGCCACACTTCTTCAGGAATGGGGGTTATTCCATCTAATTGAATAGTAGTAAAAATGGGGTTATTTATTAAATGATTATCGATCAGCCTAAAATTAGCTAATTTTATTAGCTCTTTAGCAATGGTAAGTTTACCAGTACCTGCAAATCCTATTAAATAAATAATAGAATTAGAAATATTCACGAAAGCTTACCTTTTAGATAATTTTACAACTACAGTTTTTGAAAGGAAATCATGCAAAGCTCTTTTACGAAGTTCAAGGTTTGCAATGAACAAAGGAATTAGAAATAATGATATAGTAAATATATAAGAAAAATTTCTAATTATAAATTGTTTTAAGCTAGGTCTAGTGTAATCAGTAGAATCGACTATATACATTCTTAATAAATATTTTGCAGGCGATGTTTTAAATTTATTGTTAAACCAACTAAGAAAAATAATTGAAACTATAAATAAAGCTAGCTGAGTAACAATTTGATACATAAAGAAAAACTTAAAAAAGCCTAGCTCAATCATAGTTTCATCAGTTAAAGCTTTTGATAAAGCTACAATAGGTGAGTTAGTTTCATGCATGTAACCACTAATTATTTGATTAGCTTCTGCAAAATGTTTAGTTTTTGAATTGAAGACAACCGTTATAATGGAAAGTATCGGATAGCATAATAGCATTAGTATAGCACAATCACCGCACGCTGCTGCAATTCTATTAGTAATTGAGGGATAAGAAACTTTTTTGCCATCTATTTCTTGAGGAAAAACCAGTAATCTTGGATCAACTTTATTCTTTTTAAATAAATTTAATAATGACATTAAGCAGGTCTCTTTTTAGTTTTTTTACGATTAGGGTCTAACTTAAGAGGAGTGGCTTCATTGAATACACAAACTATATCATTACCATTTCTCAAAGTAAATTGACTTGCAACACGTTCAACTACAACATATTTACCTGCAACTCTGTAATTAACTAACCCCTCTTTACCAAGTGAATCAACTAAGAAAATTGCAGGAATTTCAGCGTTTTTATCTCTAAATTCAAAATATGTAAATTCACCATCATCGAAAATTTTAATTGGAGAAATTCCATCAACGCCACTAATAGTATAATTAAAGTTAAGTTTTTCTGGATGAGAAAGATCAGGCCCCTGTGATGAGCTAGCAAAGTTTTGAAGATTATTAGTAAAGCCTTCATCAGGGTAAATAAATTTAACATTAAACACCATTTCCGGGTCATTTATATCTTCAGCTTCTTTGGCATGTAACTCGAAATGATATACTCTTTTATTAGTAATTAATGTCATGTTAGTTGTAGCTTCAGGTTCAATTGGTTTAAGGAATAACCTTTTACCAGCTGGAACAATTTGCCAAGCAACCGAATCACCCATAGAAATACTTTCAATGGTTTCTGAATCATCAAACTCTACACTTGCTTGGTAACCATAAAAGCCCATTAATTTAAATACATCTTCTGGGTTATATACGATTACTCTAAGTCTACTATCAATTAATGTAGGCTTCGGTTCTCTAAGTGCACTCGCTTCAAATGCTATAAATATACTTAAGAAAAATACTAATAAAATCTTTATCATAGTTTAACTCTGATTGTTGTTATATAATTTATATTCTCTTACCTGAAAAATCAAAGGTTTTTGATTATTTAAAACTTCTTCAATATCTGTAAGCATAAAACTGATTAAAATTTGTTTATGTACCTTATTAATTTGCTCTAATCCCTTTTTAATAGTCAATACATCAAAATCTACAATGGCTTCTTCAGCATTATTAAATTGGTTGACTAAAAACTGTATATTTATTTTGTCGACTTTCAATATTGTATGTTTTTGATATAAATTAATAGGGCTATTGTAATTTGCTATTTGTATATTTTTATAAAAATTATTAACTACAGACCTAGTAGAGCTGTTTCTAATATAATAAATTTGATTATCTAATTGGTCATAATCATATGATTCATACTTTTTTATATAAAATTTAATCAAATAATCAGCGACAGCGAGTTGTGAAGATATTGGGTGATCAAGAGATATTAACCTAGAATTTTGATTAACAGTGTCTTTAATCCGCGATACAAATATATAAGTATCATCTTTTGAAGAAACGTTAGTTAATATAGAATAGGCAATCATCGCTAAAAAAGCGTACATTAATAAGAAAAGTGTAATAAGAGGTTTTTGAGTAACTGGATAAATATATTTAAAATTATACCATTCGTAAGCATCTTTAAAATACTCACGTGATTCTATTGAGTTAACTATTGACCTATTTATATCTGACATTTATTATCACCAGCCATTTATTAAAATTTTAACTAAAAAACATAAATTTAGCAATACCGAATTTTAAATAAAAGAGTTTTCATATAAAAAAATCTTGATTTTTTTCCAAAATTTTATAGTCTAGCTCCAATTAGCCGCCATAGCTCAGTGGTAGAGCACTTCATTGGTAATGAAGAGGTCGAAGGTTCGATTCTTTCTGGCGGCACCATCAAATTCTTAGTAATCTATTTTTGTAACCATTAAAAATAATATAACGCACCAGCCAAAAAAGCTTAATAAAAAAAGACGTTTTGAAGGCTTATATAGTGAATATCCTGCAATAAATAAATTAATTATAGCAAGTATTAAAGCTTGGCTAATCCAAACTTCATCTAATCCAAATCCGGCAATATGCATTAAATAAAAACCAGTAAAGAATGTTACTAATGCTAATACAAGAACAGGTTTTAAGAAAAAATTAACTTCTTTTGTAAAATTTTTATAATGAAAAAAAATAAACCCATTTCCACCTATGAGTAAAGAAGCTGATAAAATATGGAGGTATTTAATAATATTATATAACATCGGTCATTTTCTCATAAATCTGTTTAACTAATTCTTTTGGGTTTGTTATACCGTATGAGATACATTCCCGTCCAGCGTTAACCATATTATCAGAAGGATTTTTTGGTACAACTTTAAATCCGGCTTTATCTAATTCTTTTAACACATTTAATGCTTGTTTTTCATAATCAGCTACAAAAAACAATCCTCTATCAGCATTAGATATTGCATGTTTTATGATTGAAAGTAATTCATTATTCTTAAGAAAAAACATTAGTTGTTCTCAGGTTCTAAAGGAAATTTAGGTTTCCTATATTTATTTTTTTGTTTAATTTGTTTAGCTTTACGATTAGCAATTTTAAGAGTTTTTTTAGCTTCAGGCGAAAGCTTATGATAAATTTCTCTTTTTGTTTCATTTAATTTATTTATCTCTTCGCGATATTTAAATAACTCTTCTTTAATTTTTGGGTCAATATTTTCAATAACATTATTAATTTCATTTTTAATAGAAATTTTATCTTGCGCAAAACTTATTAGAGGAAAAATTAAAAATCCTATCAATATGTTAAATTTAAATTTTTTCATACTACTTTTCCTAAAAAGTTAATTTTTCAATATTTTATTACAATATTATTGCTAATTAAATCAATAGTTTATATTATAAAAATAATCAAAAGTTTAAAATAATAAATTTCAACATATTGGTTATATTTATGAAAAATAAAAATGATGTAGTTATAGTTGATGCAATTAGAACAGCGATTACAAGCTTTAATGGTTCTTTTGCGAATATTCCTGCCCATGAATTAGGAGCATTTTTAATAAAAGAATTACTTAAAAGAAATAAAATTAAAGATAATGAAGTTGATGAAGTAATTTTAGGTCATGTATTAACCGCAGGGCAAGGGCAAAATCCCGCACGTCAGTCAACTATAAAATCAG
The sequence above is a segment of the Sphingobacteriia bacterium genome. Coding sequences within it:
- a CDS encoding 50S ribosomal protein L31; this encodes MAQKDIHPKLYDVKFVMPDGEFLIAKSTYSKSDTIHCEKTIKQVLGGKKEVAKGQAVDNFNKRFGNNNIF
- the petA gene encoding ubiquinol-cytochrome c reductase iron-sulfur subunit, with the translated sequence MSENQGKETTRRDFMVLTASAVAGVGAACVAWPLLDTLNPSAEVLALASTEVNLANVKEGQSITIMWRGKPVFVRNRTQDEIKLARETDLTSLPDPQKDEERVKAGHDQWLVLVGVCTHLGCVPLGEQGDYKGWFCPCHGSHYDTSGRIRKGPAPTNLVIPPYEFISDTVIRIG
- a CDS encoding cytochrome b N-terminal domain-containing protein; the encoded protein is MEKKSSDKQSICEWIEYRLPVGEFLKHLAEYRTPKNLSYFWSFGSLAGIALVIQIITGIILAMHYTPHVQHAFDSVENIMRNVNYGWLIRYTHAVGASMFFVVVYCHIARGLYYGSYKSPRELVWFIGIIIFLVMMATAFMGYVLPWGQMSFWGATVITNLFSAIPVVGDAIVTWLWGGFSVDNPTLNRFFALHYLLPFIIVGIVIVHILALHKHGSSNPTGIEVKSENETIPFHPYYTIKDFVGFGFFFLVFAYFLFYHPNTLGHPDNYTPANPMVTPPHIVPEWYFLPFYAILRAIPSKLGGVIAMFASILVMFALPWLDKSPVKSGAFRPKFKIFYWLFIIDVLALGYIGGKPPEEPFITIGRICTLYYFAYFFVVLPLLSKYEKTKPLPDSINSYYNQKK
- a CDS encoding cytochrome c1, translated to MMPKLLVTIIALCLTLHSSFAAEDAKHPVEQKWNFDGYFGTFDRQSIQRGFQVYKEVCAACHGLKRVAYRNLQEIGFSEAEIKAIAAGYTVVDGPNDDGEMFERPGIPSDKFVSPFKNEKAARAANNGAYPPDLSLIIKARENGANYVYSILTGYNEPVPQGFSLGTGQYYNPYMPGGRIAMAPPLADGQVQFMDGTEATVHQMSKDVVNFLQWAAEPEMEKRKYMGIKAFIYLTIFTVIFIIAKRRVWANLKH
- a CDS encoding Tim44/TimA family putative adaptor protein, which encodes MDIFFFALVAAFIAYRYYYLLGKKDDTTDDLESRKNDLAKEFKFFDFTTGEPEQAQTLKVIEPVSTSSNSTIVETMNKINQIYPNFTESYFINGAKKLFELILKSYVEGDLNAVKQLISTSLTNKLQNEINRRNLFEERLEISLVAIDSIEIMDASIDNNVAFITLKILSEQIINHYDKNGDLTSGNPTLTEQIEDIWKFSKDLSAQGPEWVLEDIS
- a CDS encoding RDD family protein, with the translated sequence MSLLNLFKKNKVDPRLLVFPQEIDGKKVSYPSITNRIAAACGDCAILMLLCYPILSIITVVFNSKTKHFAEANQIISGYMHETNSPIVALSKALTDETMIELGFFKFFFMYQIVTQLALFIVSIIFLSWFNNKFKTSPAKYLLRMYIVDSTDYTRPSLKQFIIRNFSYIFTISLFLIPLFIANLELRKRALHDFLSKTVVVKLSKR
- the virB9 gene encoding P-type conjugative transfer protein VirB9; its protein translation is MIKILLVFFLSIFIAFEASALREPKPTLIDSRLRVIVYNPEDVFKLMGFYGYQASVEFDDSETIESISMGDSVAWQIVPAGKRLFLKPIEPEATTNMTLITNKRVYHFELHAKEAEDINDPEMVFNVKFIYPDEGFTNNLQNFASSSQGPDLSHPEKLNFNYTISGVDGISPIKIFDDGEFTYFEFRDKNAEIPAIFLVDSLGKEGLVNYRVAGKYVVVERVASQFTLRNGNDIVCVFNEATPLKLDPNRKKTKKRPA